In Pedobacter sp. WC2423, the following are encoded in one genomic region:
- a CDS encoding ABC transporter permease produces the protein MSPLKISWKSLWSKPLSSALNIMLIAFGTGILTILLLASTQIGEKLDNNAKDIDLVVGAKGSPLQLILSSIYYIDFPTGNIPLKEAQELARSPFVKKAVPLAQGDNYQGIRIVGTDSNFVSIYKLKTSTGKFWRADFEVTIGSTVAINQKLKIGDTFFGAHGLTGSTDIHKTHAYKVVGILAPQGNVTDNLILTNISSVWKMHEDHEKEEAAEHHNHQEHRPDQTDHSDEKEITALLIQYRSPMSVVMFPRMVNQSTSLQAASPAMESTRLFSLIGVGVDTLQWFAVLIMLIAAISVFVNLYNSLKERSYDLAIMRTLGASRSQLFCIVIFEGILLTLAGTIIGMVLGHLVLQLIGNYQESSQARLSGFILLKDEIYLFVAGLAIGIFAAVIPALQAYRSNISKILSKN, from the coding sequence ATGAGTCCATTAAAAATCAGCTGGAAAAGTCTGTGGTCTAAACCATTATCTTCCGCATTAAATATTATGCTCATTGCCTTTGGTACAGGGATATTAACAATTTTGCTTCTGGCCTCCACGCAAATCGGGGAAAAACTAGATAACAATGCTAAAGACATAGACCTGGTGGTTGGTGCCAAAGGGAGCCCGCTGCAACTGATTCTGAGCAGTATTTATTATATTGACTTCCCTACCGGAAACATTCCATTGAAAGAGGCACAGGAATTAGCGCGCAGTCCTTTTGTTAAAAAAGCTGTTCCTTTAGCACAGGGCGATAATTACCAGGGTATCAGAATCGTGGGTACAGATAGTAATTTCGTCAGTATCTATAAACTAAAAACCAGTACAGGTAAATTCTGGAGGGCCGATTTCGAGGTGACTATAGGCTCAACCGTTGCCATCAATCAGAAACTAAAAATTGGAGACACCTTTTTCGGTGCCCACGGACTTACAGGCAGCACAGATATTCACAAAACGCATGCATATAAGGTAGTGGGGATTTTAGCCCCTCAGGGCAACGTCACAGACAACCTGATTCTCACTAATATTTCCAGCGTCTGGAAAATGCATGAAGATCATGAAAAAGAAGAAGCTGCAGAACATCATAACCATCAGGAGCACAGACCTGATCAAACCGACCACAGTGATGAAAAGGAAATCACAGCATTGTTGATACAATACAGATCACCAATGTCTGTAGTGATGTTTCCAAGAATGGTGAATCAATCTACCAGTCTGCAAGCTGCCTCTCCTGCGATGGAAAGCACCCGCTTATTCTCACTTATTGGCGTTGGTGTAGATACCTTACAATGGTTTGCCGTCCTGATTATGCTCATCGCTGCTATCAGTGTATTTGTCAATCTGTACAATTCTCTCAAAGAAAGAAGTTACGATCTGGCCATCATGCGGACATTGGGCGCTTCCAGAAGTCAGTTATTCTGTATTGTGATTTTTGAAGGAATACTGCTTACTTTAGCTGGTACAATTATTGGAATGGTTTTGGGACATTTAGTCCTTCAACTTATTGGAAACTATCAGGAAAGCAGTCAGGCCAGGTTAAGTGGTTTTATCCTGCTGAAAGATGAAATTTATTTATTTGTTGCCGGGCTCGCGATTGGTATATTTGCAGCTGTGATTCCTGCCTTGCAGGCTTACCGGTCAAATATCTCTAAGATATTGTCTAAAAACTAA
- a CDS encoding 3-oxoacyl-ACP synthase gives MEGLKAKLYQSCMDFIMQRINTAETALEQAQEASNDDTKSSAGDKFETTREMMQQDIGRNKSLLMDAKQNLALLYSLEEAVHSDVVRNGALVYTSNGIFYISISAGQLKIDDQQAFAISAVSPIGQLLVGKKVGESFSFNKNEYTIKKID, from the coding sequence ATGGAAGGACTAAAAGCGAAATTATATCAATCTTGTATGGATTTTATCATGCAAAGGATCAATACTGCCGAAACTGCGTTGGAACAGGCACAGGAAGCAAGTAATGATGATACAAAAAGCAGTGCGGGTGATAAGTTTGAGACTACACGGGAAATGATGCAGCAGGATATTGGCAGAAATAAAAGCTTGTTAATGGATGCAAAGCAGAACCTGGCATTATTGTATTCTTTAGAAGAGGCTGTTCATAGCGATGTAGTTAGAAACGGAGCATTGGTTTATACTTCTAACGGGATATTTTATATCAGTATCAGTGCCGGGCAGTTGAAGATTGATGACCAGCAGGCATTTGCGATTTCAGCAGTTTCCCCGATCGGACAGTTGCTGGTGGGTAAGAAAGTTGGTGAGTCTTTTAGTTTTAATAAGAACGAGTATACGATTAAGAAGATAGATTAG
- a CDS encoding ABC-F family ATP-binding cassette domain-containing protein has protein sequence MISVSNLSLRYGKRTLFEDVNLKFTPGNCYGVIGANGAGKSTFLKILSGEVNQTSGSVAFTPGERMAVLKQNHHEYDDFTVIETVMIGHKELYDIMKEKDAIYLKEDFSDKDGERAGELENRFAEMDGWNMESNAATMLSNLGIKEEFHHKQITELDGKQKVRVLLAQALFGNPDILLLDEPTNDLDIETIAWLENFLADYQSTVLVVSHDRHFLDAVCTHIVDIDFSKMTTYSGNYTFWYESSQLALKQRGDQNKKLEEKVKELQEFIQRFSANASKSKQATSRKKALDKIDLTEIKPSSRKYPAIMFNNVGGREAGDQILQVENLSLTSHGEVLFKGVNFMVNKGDKIAVVSQNSLATTAFYNVLTGRDKNYTGEFKYGVTISTADIPNDNSSYFEGKDMNLVDWLREYSDTDKDEQFVRSFLGRMLFSGEEVLKNCKVLSGGEKMRCMFSQMMLRQANLLLFDEPTNHLDLESITALNNGLKDFKGTVLFTSRDHALTESVATRVIELTPNGSIDKMMSYDDYINSEDVAQIRAELYK, from the coding sequence ATGATTTCAGTTTCTAATTTATCCCTGCGTTACGGAAAACGTACCCTATTTGAAGATGTTAACCTAAAATTCACTCCTGGCAACTGTTATGGTGTAATTGGAGCTAATGGCGCGGGTAAATCAACTTTCTTAAAAATCCTGTCTGGTGAAGTTAACCAGACCTCGGGCAGCGTAGCTTTTACGCCTGGAGAACGTATGGCGGTTTTAAAACAAAATCACCATGAATATGATGATTTCACAGTTATTGAAACCGTGATGATCGGTCATAAAGAATTATATGACATCATGAAGGAGAAAGATGCCATCTATTTGAAAGAAGATTTTTCTGACAAAGACGGTGAGCGTGCAGGTGAACTGGAAAACAGGTTCGCAGAAATGGATGGCTGGAATATGGAAAGCAATGCAGCAACCATGCTGAGCAATCTTGGAATTAAAGAAGAATTCCACCACAAACAAATTACGGAATTAGACGGTAAACAAAAAGTACGTGTGTTACTTGCACAAGCTCTTTTTGGCAATCCCGACATCCTTTTACTGGATGAGCCAACGAATGACCTGGATATAGAAACTATTGCCTGGTTAGAAAACTTCCTGGCGGATTACCAGAGTACTGTACTGGTTGTATCTCACGACAGGCACTTTTTAGATGCTGTATGTACGCATATTGTGGATATTGACTTTAGCAAAATGACTACTTACTCCGGTAACTATACCTTCTGGTATGAGTCCAGTCAGCTTGCCTTAAAACAACGTGGTGATCAAAACAAAAAACTAGAAGAAAAAGTAAAGGAACTGCAGGAATTTATCCAGCGTTTCAGTGCGAATGCTTCCAAATCAAAACAGGCTACTTCCCGTAAGAAAGCGCTTGATAAAATTGACCTGACTGAGATTAAACCATCCAGCCGTAAATACCCTGCTATTATGTTTAACAACGTAGGTGGCAGAGAAGCTGGTGATCAGATCCTTCAGGTAGAAAACCTTTCACTGACCAGTCATGGAGAAGTCTTGTTTAAAGGCGTGAACTTCATGGTCAATAAAGGCGATAAAATTGCTGTTGTTTCTCAGAACAGTTTAGCGACTACTGCTTTTTATAATGTATTAACAGGTCGTGATAAAAACTATACCGGAGAATTCAAATATGGTGTAACGATCAGTACTGCTGATATTCCAAATGATAACTCTTCTTATTTCGAAGGAAAAGATATGAACCTGGTTGACTGGTTAAGAGAATACTCTGACACAGACAAAGACGAGCAGTTTGTAAGAAGCTTCCTGGGCAGAATGCTGTTCTCTGGAGAAGAAGTATTAAAGAACTGTAAAGTATTGTCAGGTGGAGAGAAAATGCGTTGTATGTTCTCTCAGATGATGCTGAGACAAGCTAACCTGTTATTATTTGATGAGCCAACGAATCACCTGGATCTGGAATCAATCACAGCATTGAACAACGGGCTTAAAGATTTCAAAGGAACTGTTTTATTTACTTCACGGGATCATGCCTTAACTGAATCTGTAGCGACCAGAGTTATTGAACTGACACCTAACGGATCAATTGATAAAATGATGAGCTATGATGATTATATCAACAGTGAAGACGTAGCACAAATCAGAGCAGAATTGTATAAATAA
- a CDS encoding helix-turn-helix domain-containing protein: MKQISEHYRSAKSLGEEYGITYSLFEDWFRIYEHLGAPGLLPRKGKRVFSPSFKLAVLKSIREEKLSLRAAVLRFGLSSDAGIIEWQKRFEKFGSSGLEPRPKGRLPMAYKENPANKRKPRKSDRPLTREEELLRENEYLRAENALLKKLQALVQAENKRKP, from the coding sequence GTGAAGCAGATATCGGAACATTATCGTTCTGCAAAATCTCTGGGTGAGGAATACGGGATTACTTATTCTCTTTTCGAAGATTGGTTTAGGATATACGAGCATCTGGGAGCTCCTGGATTACTTCCCAGAAAGGGGAAAAGAGTTTTTAGTCCATCCTTTAAGCTAGCAGTCCTGAAGTCAATTCGTGAAGAAAAGTTATCTTTGAGAGCGGCGGTGCTACGTTTTGGGCTTTCAAGTGATGCGGGAATTATCGAATGGCAGAAACGATTTGAGAAGTTTGGATCATCTGGACTAGAACCGCGACCTAAAGGAAGACTACCGATGGCATATAAGGAGAATCCAGCAAACAAGCGAAAACCGAGAAAATCGGATAGGCCACTTACCCGTGAGGAAGAGCTTTTACGGGAAAATGAATATTTACGTGCAGAGAATGCCCTGCTAAAAAAGCTCCAGGCCTTAGTTCAAGCCGAAAACAAGCGCAAGCCATAA
- a CDS encoding IS3 family transposase, protein MELRHQFDLDTLLNCISMARSTFYYYSKKASLPDKYEQVKIQINKVYHAHKGRFGYRRITLQLKRVGMAINHKTVFRLMGEMRLKSLIRIKKYRSYRGKLGKIAPNILNRNFKANQPMQKWATDVTEFKVKGKKLYLSPIIDLFNQEIISYELTDRPVFKGVLDMLKKVLPQARNTSQLVLHSDQGWQYQMPKYQQLLKANGIIQSMSRKGNCLDNAIIENFFGTLKSELFYLNEYESTDQLKKDINDYIWYYNKERIKLNLNGMSPMEYRAHYNKSNTKFV, encoded by the coding sequence ATGGAACTAAGGCATCAGTTCGACCTGGATACCCTGTTGAATTGTATTAGCATGGCAAGAAGTACATTTTATTATTATTCTAAGAAGGCCAGTTTGCCTGATAAATACGAACAGGTCAAGATCCAGATCAACAAGGTCTATCATGCCCATAAAGGTCGCTTCGGCTATCGGCGCATTACCTTGCAACTGAAACGGGTCGGAATGGCTATTAACCATAAGACTGTATTTAGATTGATGGGAGAAATGAGGTTGAAGAGCCTGATCAGGATAAAAAAATACAGGTCTTATAGGGGCAAGCTAGGGAAAATAGCTCCAAATATCCTTAATAGGAATTTCAAGGCTAACCAACCTATGCAAAAATGGGCCACAGATGTTACAGAATTCAAAGTCAAGGGAAAGAAATTGTACCTCTCTCCAATAATAGACCTGTTCAATCAGGAGATTATCAGCTATGAACTCACTGACAGGCCGGTTTTCAAGGGAGTATTGGACATGCTCAAAAAAGTATTACCACAAGCTAGGAATACTTCTCAGTTAGTCTTGCATTCTGACCAGGGATGGCAATACCAGATGCCAAAGTATCAGCAACTGCTAAAAGCAAATGGGATTATCCAAAGTATGTCCAGAAAAGGTAATTGCTTAGATAATGCTATAATTGAAAACTTTTTCGGAACCTTAAAATCGGAACTCTTCTACTTAAATGAATATGAATCGACAGATCAGCTCAAAAAAGATATAAATGACTATATCTGGTACTACAACAAGGAACGAATAAAATTGAACTTAAACGGAATGAGCCCGATGGAATATCGGGCTCATTATAACAAATCTAATACTAAATTTGTCTAA
- a CDS encoding polysaccharide deacetylase family protein — MKTHPHSLFLFLSLFLFACHSDSKQQIAKTAKDTVIVAEQSTAPVKSLPADAKTIISRKEIPVLCYHQIRDWKASDSQRAHDDIIPPANFRDHMKMLADSGYHTILPDQLYDYLNYGTKLPSKPIMISFDDTDLDQYTVGAAELKKHGFKGVFFIMTVSIGRPRYMSKAQIKELSDDGHVIASHTWNHKNFAQFTDEDWDIQIDKPTQALEKITGKKVEYFAYPYGVFKAANLHKLKAHGFKAAFILSTPMDEVNPIYTIRRIIDPGRYTAKNLYQSLQKSFNKKKVVTPAS, encoded by the coding sequence ATGAAAACACACCCTCATTCGTTATTTCTCTTTCTTTCATTGTTTCTTTTCGCCTGTCATTCTGATTCTAAACAACAAATAGCTAAAACTGCTAAGGATACTGTAATCGTTGCTGAGCAATCAACTGCTCCTGTGAAATCTTTGCCAGCAGACGCTAAAACGATTATTTCACGTAAAGAAATCCCGGTATTGTGTTATCACCAGATCAGGGACTGGAAAGCTTCGGATTCTCAAAGAGCACATGACGATATTATTCCTCCTGCTAATTTCAGGGATCATATGAAGATGCTCGCAGATAGTGGTTATCATACTATTTTACCCGATCAGCTGTATGATTATTTGAATTACGGTACAAAACTACCTTCAAAACCGATTATGATTTCTTTTGATGATACGGATTTGGATCAATATACAGTTGGTGCGGCGGAATTAAAAAAGCATGGATTTAAAGGTGTGTTTTTTATTATGACTGTATCTATCGGCAGACCAAGATATATGAGCAAAGCGCAGATTAAAGAGCTGTCGGATGATGGGCATGTGATTGCCAGTCATACCTGGAACCATAAGAACTTTGCGCAGTTTACGGATGAAGACTGGGACATCCAGATTGATAAGCCTACGCAGGCTTTAGAGAAAATTACCGGGAAAAAGGTGGAGTACTTCGCTTATCCTTATGGAGTTTTCAAGGCAGCTAACCTGCACAAATTAAAAGCGCATGGATTTAAGGCGGCGTTTATTTTGTCTACGCCAATGGATGAGGTGAATCCGATTTATACGATCAGAAGGATTATTGATCCGGGACGTTATACGGCTAAGAATTTATATCAAAGTTTACAGAAGAGCTTCAATAAGAAAAAGGTAGTTACGCCTGCTTCTTAA
- a CDS encoding alpha/beta hydrolase-fold protein — MIKKICYLLSFFLVFALNSFSQQFKVAFSPASLNRPFTGKVFLYLSKNNPEPLTASIGIEPLNCFAVEVKGIKPGESVVIDDLATAYPVLPSEMERGTYYIQAVWDLNLGGRAIEASPGNIFSHPQKIVIGKDLKQSFTLLADQVVPEQVFQETELIKEFKAPSKLLSDFYQKKFTIDAAVQLPAEYYKNPSAKFPVLFVVTGFGGDHHYMAVTGKLPSVIGTTPVIRVFLDGNCALGHSAYANSDNNGPWGDALTREFIPLLEKQYRCNGARLLTGHSSGGWSVLWLQTHYPKLFVATASSSPDYVDFRKFLNVNLYKDSNLFYDAKGRLNPGGTVAGRFPFSYLKEMYQVENVISRGEQQRSFEAVFSKKGNDGLPESICDPQTGLINQHTVENWKKYDISLYLRDNWKDLSKDLNGKIRISIGDEDNFMLNYPVRLMNEEMKAVQADMLFKYYPGDHFTVKTTAYLADLSGFLEERYKQWLLQKKK; from the coding sequence ATGATCAAAAAGATATGCTACTTACTATCTTTCTTCCTTGTTTTTGCTTTAAATAGTTTTTCACAGCAATTTAAAGTGGCTTTTTCTCCAGCTTCATTAAACCGTCCTTTTACAGGAAAGGTTTTTCTGTACTTATCAAAGAATAATCCTGAGCCCTTAACTGCATCTATTGGTATTGAGCCATTAAATTGTTTTGCTGTGGAAGTTAAAGGGATTAAACCTGGTGAAAGCGTGGTTATTGACGATCTGGCAACTGCATATCCAGTGCTACCTTCAGAAATGGAGCGTGGAACTTATTATATTCAGGCAGTATGGGATTTAAATCTGGGTGGAAGAGCTATTGAAGCGAGTCCGGGTAATATATTTAGTCACCCGCAAAAAATAGTGATTGGTAAAGATTTAAAGCAGTCTTTTACTTTACTGGCCGATCAGGTGGTTCCTGAACAGGTTTTTCAGGAAACAGAATTGATTAAAGAATTTAAAGCTCCTTCCAAATTATTGAGTGATTTTTACCAGAAAAAGTTTACAATAGATGCAGCCGTTCAGTTGCCTGCTGAATATTATAAAAATCCGTCGGCTAAATTTCCTGTACTGTTTGTCGTGACTGGTTTTGGCGGTGATCATCACTACATGGCTGTAACGGGCAAATTGCCTTCAGTAATTGGTACTACGCCGGTGATCCGGGTATTTCTGGATGGTAATTGTGCTTTGGGGCATTCGGCCTACGCCAATAGTGATAACAATGGCCCCTGGGGAGATGCACTGACCCGGGAATTTATTCCTTTGCTGGAAAAGCAGTATCGCTGTAATGGGGCAAGATTATTAACGGGTCATAGTAGTGGAGGCTGGTCTGTTTTATGGTTACAAACGCATTATCCGAAGCTGTTCGTGGCTACGGCTTCCAGTAGTCCTGATTATGTGGATTTCCGTAAGTTTCTGAATGTCAATTTATATAAAGATAGTAACCTGTTTTATGATGCTAAGGGGCGGCTCAATCCAGGGGGAACGGTGGCTGGCAGATTTCCTTTTTCTTATTTGAAAGAAATGTACCAGGTGGAAAATGTAATTTCAAGGGGGGAGCAGCAGCGGTCTTTTGAAGCAGTATTCAGTAAAAAAGGGAATGATGGATTGCCGGAGTCAATTTGTGATCCTCAAACAGGGCTGATCAATCAGCATACTGTTGAAAATTGGAAAAAATATGATATTTCTTTATACCTGAGAGACAACTGGAAAGATTTAAGTAAAGATCTGAATGGAAAAATACGGATATCAATAGGTGATGAGGATAATTTTATGCTGAATTATCCGGTCAGGTTAATGAATGAGGAAATGAAAGCGGTACAGGCAGATATGCTTTTTAAATATTATCCGGGAGATCATTTTACGGTAAAGACAACAGCATATCTGGCTGATTTGTCTGGCTTCCTTGAAGAAAGATATAAGCAATGGCTGCTTCAGAAAAAGAAATAG
- a CDS encoding nitroreductase, which translates to MESEINILSSIIQRRRSIFPPSYTQEEIPEALITQVLESANYAPTHKLTQPWRFIVYRNEGKRKLGMELARLYKQGTPEAQFLQKKYDAIIEKAVQSSCVIVLNAQLHPDIVPEWEEIAAFACAVQNMALTAEALKIGAYWSSPGMITQMDEYLELAPNEKCFGLFYMGFHHEEPRAPKRTPMEEKVRWING; encoded by the coding sequence ATGGAAAGTGAAATAAATATACTTAGTTCTATTATACAGCGCAGACGGAGCATTTTCCCGCCAAGTTATACACAGGAAGAAATCCCTGAAGCCTTGATTACCCAGGTACTGGAAAGTGCAAATTATGCGCCTACACATAAATTAACGCAGCCCTGGAGGTTTATTGTTTACCGGAATGAGGGGAAACGTAAACTGGGAATGGAACTCGCACGTTTGTATAAGCAGGGGACGCCTGAGGCACAATTCCTGCAAAAGAAATATGATGCGATCATTGAGAAAGCAGTGCAGTCGAGTTGTGTCATTGTATTAAATGCACAATTACATCCTGATATTGTTCCGGAATGGGAAGAGATTGCGGCTTTTGCCTGTGCAGTGCAGAATATGGCATTAACGGCAGAAGCACTGAAAATTGGTGCGTACTGGAGCTCACCGGGAATGATTACTCAGATGGATGAATATCTGGAACTGGCACCAAACGAGAAATGTTTTGGGCTGTTTTACATGGGTTTTCATCATGAAGAGCCGCGTGCACCAAAACGTACGCCAATGGAAGAAAAAGTAAGATGGATCAATGGGTAA
- a CDS encoding ABC transporter ATP-binding protein, with translation MISIKSVSHSYGNAHRIGFKDWEINNGEQWLLLGESGSGKTTLLHILTGILKPAAGAVNMDGTSIYSLTSRELDQFRGRNIGIIFQRPHLIKSLTIAENLVMAQSFARLPEDLKRVNEVLTSLGIADKKNSYPSELSQGQLQRVSIARAVINKPALLIADEPTSSLDDKNAQAVLELLQQQSGLNQATLIVATHDKRVKDAFTHTYELK, from the coding sequence ATGATATCCATCAAATCAGTTTCACACAGTTATGGCAATGCACACCGCATTGGATTTAAAGACTGGGAAATCAATAATGGCGAACAATGGTTACTTTTAGGAGAATCGGGCAGCGGAAAAACGACGCTGCTTCACATCCTTACCGGGATATTAAAACCAGCTGCCGGAGCAGTAAATATGGATGGCACATCAATCTATTCCCTAACCTCCCGTGAACTTGATCAGTTTAGGGGAAGAAATATAGGGATTATCTTTCAGCGTCCCCATTTAATTAAAAGTCTGACCATTGCAGAAAATCTCGTTATGGCCCAGAGTTTTGCCCGTCTTCCCGAAGATTTGAAAAGAGTAAACGAGGTCTTAACTTCATTAGGTATAGCAGACAAGAAAAACAGTTATCCCAGTGAATTAAGCCAGGGACAACTGCAAAGAGTTTCTATCGCAAGGGCAGTCATTAATAAACCAGCCCTACTAATTGCTGATGAGCCTACTTCGAGCCTGGACGATAAAAATGCACAGGCTGTGCTTGAATTATTGCAGCAACAATCCGGATTAAACCAGGCCACACTAATTGTAGCCACCCATGATAAAAGAGTTAAAGATGCATTTACCCATACTTACGAATTAAAATGA
- a CDS encoding Fur family transcriptional regulator, producing the protein MKIDPTNILKEHALKHTKQRVRVLEEIALDTVAISQPELEKKLGKEIDRVTLYRILNIYEDKGILHRIMDMNGTANYAICSSSCSADHHHDEHIHFNCTTCNKIYCLDVAVPHSTMPKGFTAKTVNTTAYGTCEKCNLDLKRIK; encoded by the coding sequence ATGAAAATCGATCCTACTAACATACTCAAAGAACACGCGCTGAAACATACTAAACAAAGAGTTCGTGTTTTAGAAGAAATAGCTTTAGATACTGTTGCCATTTCACAACCCGAGCTGGAGAAAAAGCTCGGCAAAGAAATTGACAGGGTAACACTTTACCGCATCTTAAACATCTATGAGGATAAAGGAATTCTGCACCGGATTATGGATATGAACGGAACCGCTAATTATGCGATTTGTTCTTCTTCCTGTTCAGCAGATCATCACCACGATGAACACATTCACTTCAACTGTACCACCTGCAATAAAATATATTGTCTGGATGTTGCGGTTCCACATAGCACGATGCCAAAAGGGTTTACCGCTAAAACAGTAAATACAACTGCTTATGGAACCTGCGAAAAGTGTAATCTTGATTTAAAAAGAATTAAATAG
- a CDS encoding peptidylprolyl isomerase codes for MSIKPNTVVSLTYELHTTNEEGQQVFVEKADEQNALVFLYGAGMMLPKFEEHLTGLNVGDEYNFELSAADGYGDLDPGAFADLPKDMFKEVDLPNVGDVIPLQDNEGNHFRAGVTAIHDTTISVDLNHPMAGKNLIFGGKILSVREATEEELSHGHAHGADGHAGH; via the coding sequence ATGAGTATTAAACCCAATACAGTAGTTTCATTAACGTACGAACTGCATACGACTAATGAAGAGGGACAACAAGTTTTCGTAGAAAAAGCTGATGAGCAAAATGCATTGGTATTCTTATACGGTGCAGGTATGATGTTGCCTAAATTTGAAGAGCATTTAACTGGATTAAATGTTGGTGATGAGTATAATTTTGAGCTGAGTGCAGCTGATGGTTACGGAGATTTAGATCCGGGAGCTTTCGCTGACTTACCAAAAGATATGTTCAAAGAAGTTGACCTGCCAAACGTAGGTGATGTAATTCCTTTACAGGATAACGAAGGAAATCACTTCAGAGCAGGTGTTACTGCTATTCATGATACTACTATTTCAGTAGATCTGAACCACCCTATGGCTGGTAAAAACCTGATTTTTGGTGGTAAAATCCTTTCGGTACGTGAAGCAACTGAAGAAGAATTAAGTCACGGTCATGCACACGGTGCTGATGGACACGCAGGACACTAA
- a CDS encoding GTP-binding protein, producing MKTKLLPVTVLSGFLGSGKTTLLNHILHNKQNLRVALIVNDMGEINIDANAVHRENMLSRTEEKLVEMSNGCICCTLREDLIAEVEKLAKEDRFDYLIIESTGISEPVPVAQTFSYVDLAMNIDLSKFSKLDTMVTVVDCFNFKKDFGTNELLVDRGWVDDTADRRTIVNLLTDQIEFANVIILNKTDLVSAEDLLLLKAVIRKLNPSAKLIDTSFSKVDLKEILHTGLFDFEEASQGAGWIKELNAAHLPETEEYGISSTVFRSSKPFHPERLWDYLTQQFPPNVIRTKGLFWLAAMPDRALNFSQAGGSLRVESAGTWWASMLPSERLNYQDFTENRKEIENRWDKRYGDRMNELVFIAQDLQKEQLHQDLNACLLTVEEELQQQNKEVFANPFENVIQ from the coding sequence ATGAAAACTAAATTATTACCTGTAACTGTACTCAGTGGGTTTCTTGGAAGTGGGAAAACTACGTTGTTAAATCATATTCTCCATAATAAACAAAACTTGCGGGTAGCGTTGATTGTCAATGATATGGGCGAAATAAATATTGATGCAAATGCAGTTCACCGGGAAAATATGTTATCCCGGACGGAAGAGAAATTGGTAGAAATGAGTAATGGTTGTATTTGCTGTACACTTCGGGAAGATTTGATTGCTGAAGTAGAGAAGCTTGCGAAGGAAGACCGGTTTGATTACCTGATTATTGAAAGTACCGGGATTTCTGAGCCTGTTCCGGTGGCGCAAACGTTCAGTTATGTAGATCTGGCCATGAATATTGACTTAAGTAAGTTTAGTAAACTGGATACGATGGTGACCGTGGTGGACTGTTTTAATTTTAAGAAAGATTTTGGTACCAATGAATTGCTGGTGGACAGGGGATGGGTGGATGATACGGCAGATCGCCGGACTATAGTCAATTTGTTAACAGATCAGATTGAGTTTGCGAATGTAATTATCCTGAATAAAACAGATCTGGTTTCTGCAGAAGATTTATTGCTGTTGAAAGCTGTGATCCGGAAATTGAATCCTTCAGCTAAATTAATTGATACTTCTTTTAGCAAGGTCGATTTGAAAGAGATACTGCATACTGGCTTGTTTGATTTTGAAGAGGCCTCACAAGGGGCTGGCTGGATTAAAGAGTTAAATGCAGCGCATCTGCCCGAAACTGAAGAGTATGGGATCAGCAGCACAGTATTTCGTTCTTCCAAACCTTTTCATCCGGAACGTTTATGGGATTATCTGACTCAACAATTCCCTCCGAATGTAATCAGAACAAAGGGATTGTTCTGGTTAGCGGCTATGCCAGACCGTGCTTTGAATTTTTCGCAGGCGGGTGGATCACTGCGGGTTGAGAGTGCCGGAACCTGGTGGGCAAGTATGCTGCCTTCTGAAAGATTGAATTACCAGGATTTTACGGAGAACAGAAAAGAAATTGAGAACCGCTGGGATAAGCGTTATGGTGACCGGATGAATGAGCTGGTATTTATTGCGCAGGATCTTCAGAAAGAGCAATTGCACCAGGACTTAAATGCTTGTTTGCTGACTGTGGAAGAAGAGCTCCAGCAGCAGAATAAAGAGGTATTTGCTAATCCTTTTGAAAATGTAATTCAATAA